From a region of the Rhodococcus sp. 4CII genome:
- a CDS encoding DUF3887 domain-containing protein — translation MNNITANGAQNRSTITTALLILAFVGALTLVSACGTKTQSAEERSAPVTTESTAASDEKATMPTGTEATTATAQSHYDQLALETLDAVVQGDFDSATARFDDVMHQNLPPDLLESSWSTYQEQFGSYQSHTDPQDTARGQITVVSVPLQMEYAPGEFRVSFHPNETIAGLYFLQTGVPIP, via the coding sequence CTGCTGATCCTCGCGTTTGTCGGAGCGCTGACACTGGTGAGCGCCTGCGGAACGAAGACCCAATCCGCGGAGGAGCGCAGCGCACCCGTTACCACCGAATCAACAGCCGCCTCCGACGAGAAAGCAACTATGCCCACCGGGACCGAAGCGACAACAGCCACCGCCCAGAGCCACTACGACCAACTCGCCCTGGAGACTCTCGATGCCGTCGTGCAAGGAGACTTCGACTCCGCCACCGCTCGTTTTGATGATGTCATGCACCAAAATCTGCCTCCCGACCTTCTCGAATCGAGTTGGTCCACCTATCAAGAACAGTTCGGCAGCTATCAATCACACACAGACCCACAGGACACTGCCCGGGGACAAATCACCGTGGTCAGCGTGCCCCTGCAGATGGAATACGCTCCAGGCGAGTTCCGTGTGAGCTTCCACCCGAACGAGACAATAGCGGGACTGTACTTCCTTCAGACCGGCGTTCCGATTCCGTGA